One window from the genome of Pseudomonadota bacterium encodes:
- the flaF gene encoding flagellar biosynthesis regulator FlaF, with the protein MSHNNPYTHATNVYGNNAKTAVVDQRTLEGQLLMKAAQKLDVLSKRLATGEVVPPMEVEEALSYNRKLWTVFSSEAGEDAHALPQEIKNNIATLAVFVFKRTIAVLANPVPEKIAALIEINRNIASGLLKNKDSKAADAAGEKAEKNTAPQSPESKQDSGATDVQT; encoded by the coding sequence ATGTCGCATAATAATCCCTATACCCACGCCACAAATGTCTATGGCAACAATGCCAAAACCGCCGTGGTGGATCAGCGGACACTGGAAGGACAGCTTTTGATGAAAGCGGCGCAGAAGCTTGACGTACTTAGCAAGCGCCTCGCAACGGGCGAAGTTGTACCGCCGATGGAAGTGGAAGAGGCGTTATCCTATAACCGCAAGCTTTGGACGGTTTTTTCAAGCGAAGCGGGGGAAGATGCGCATGCTTTGCCGCAAGAGATTAAAAACAATATCGCCACATTGGCGGTTTTTGTCTTTAAACGCACGATTGCGGTGCTGGCGAATCCCGTACCCGAAAAAATCGCGGCGCTGATTGAAATTAACCGCAATATCGCATCGGGTCTTTTGAAAAACAAAGACTCGAAAGCGGCGGATGCAGCGGGAGAAAAAGCAGAAAAAAACACGGCGCCGCAATCGCCGGAAAGCAAGCAGGATAGCGGCGCGACGGATGTTCAGACATAA